The following are encoded in a window of Odocoileus virginianus isolate 20LAN1187 ecotype Illinois unplaced genomic scaffold, Ovbor_1.2 Unplaced_Scaffold_19, whole genome shotgun sequence genomic DNA:
- the LOC110147737 gene encoding olfactory receptor 8B3 codes for MLAGNDSLVTEFILAGFTDRPELQQPLFYLFLAIYVVTVVGNLGLIILIGLNSHLHTPMYYFLFNLSFIDLCYSSVFTPKMLMNFVFRENTISYVGCMTQLFFFLFFVISECYMLTSMAYDRYVAICNPLLYKVSMSHQVCLVLSLAAYVMGFAGASAHTGCMLRLTFCSVNVINHYLCDILPLLQLSCTSTYVNEVVVLIVVGINITVPSFTILISYIFILTSIFHIKSSQGRSKAFSTCSSHMIALSLFFGSAAFMYLKYSSPGSMDLGKISSVFYTNVVPMLNPLIYSLRNKDIKVTLRKSLFKTPRRAMF; via the coding sequence ATGCTGGCTGGAAATGACTCCTTAGTGACTGAATTTATTCTCGCTGGATTCACAGACCGTCCAGAGCTCCAGCAACCCCTCTTTTACCTGTTTCTAGCGATCTATGTTGTCACCGTGGTGGGCAACCTGGGCTTGATCATTCTTATTGGTCTAAATTctcacctccacacccccatgtactatTTCCTCTTCAACCTGTCCTTCATTGATCTCTGTTACTCTTCTGTTTTCACCCCCAAGATGCTGATGAACTTTGTCTTCAGGGAGAATACCATCTCTTATGTGGGGTGCATGActcagctgtttttctttctcttttttgtcatCTCTGAGTGCTATATGTTGACCTCAATGGCCTAtgatcgctatgtggccatctgtaatCCCTTGCTGTATAAGGTCTCCATGTCCCATCAGGTCTGTTTGGTGCTCTCTTTGGCTGCATATGTGATGGGATTTGCTGGAGCTTCTGCCCACACAGGGTGCATGCTTAGACTAACCTTCTGCAGTGTTAATGTCATCAACCATTACTTGTGTGACATCCTCCCACTCCTCCAACTTTCTTGTACCAGCACCTATGTCAATGAGGTGGTAGTTCTCATTGTTGTGGGTATTAACATCACAGTACCCAGTTTCACCATCCTAATTTCTTACATCTTCATCCTCACtagtatttttcatataaaatcttCTCAAGGAAGGTCAAAAGCCTTCAGTACCTGTAGTTCCCACATGattgctctttctcttttttttggttcAGCGGCATTCATGTACCTTAAATATTCTTCTCCTGGATCTATGGACCTGGgaaaaatttcttctgttttttataCTAATGTGGTGCCCATGCTCAATCCTTTGATTTACAGTTTGAGGAACAAGGATATCAAAGTGACACTGAGGAAATCCCTGTTTAAAACCCCGAGGAGAGCTATGTTCTAA
- the LOC110151627 gene encoding olfactory receptor 8B3-like: MALGNGSSMTQFILMGLTDQPDLQLPLFFLFLVMYVVTVMGNLGLIILIGLSSHLHTPMYFFLFNLSFVDLCYSSVFTPKMLINIISKKKIISYMGCMTQLYFFSFLGISECYVLTSMAYDRYVAICNPLLYNAAMSPKVCSSLMLGSYLMAVLDATTLITCMLRLTFCDANTINHYLCDIHPLLQLSCTSTHIIELEVFIVGGINIIVPSLTIFVSYGLILTNIFHIKSTEGRSKAFSTCSSHIIAVSLFFGSSAFMYLRPSSVSVDDGKISSVFYTNVVPMMNPLIYSLRNKDVKLALRKTLRMRKF, encoded by the coding sequence ATGGCTCTGGGGAATGGTTCTTCCATGACTCAGTTTATTTTGATGGGATTGACAGACCAACCAGATCTCCAGCTCCcgctcttcttcctctttctagtAATGTATGTGGTCACTGTGATGGGAAATTTGGGCTTGATCATCCTTATTGGGCTGAGTTCACACCTACACACgcccatgtactttttcctctttaacttGTCTTTCGTAGATCTCTGTTATTCTTCTGTGTTTACACCCAAAATGCTGATTAACATCATATCAAAGAAGAAGATTATTTCTTACATGGGGTGCATGACCCAGCtttactttttcagttttttgggtATTTCTGAATGCTATGTGCTGACAtcaatggcctatgaccgctatgtggccatctgtaatCCACTCTTGTATAATGCTGCCATGTCCCCTAAAGTGTGTTCCAGCCTTATGCTTGGTTCATACTTGATGGCAGTTTTGGATGCCACGACCCTTATTACATGCATGCTGAGACTGACCTTCTGTGATGCAAACACCATCAACCATTATTTGTGTGACATCCACCCTCTGCTCCAGCTCTCATGCACAAGTACCCACATCATTGAACTGGAAGTGTTCATTGTGGGAGGCATCAACATCATTGTGCCCAGTCTTACCATCTTTGTCTCTTATGGTCTCATCCTCACCAATATCTTCCACATCAAGTCCACAGAGGGCAGGTCCAAAGCCTTCAGCACCTGCAGTTCCCACATCATTGCTGTTTCTCTGTTCTTTGGATCAAGTGCATTTATGTATCTCAGACCATCTTCTGTGTCTGTGGATGATGGGAAAATATCCTCTGTCTTTTACACTAATGTGGTTCCCATGATGAATCCCTTAATTTACAGCTTGAGGAACAAAGATGTTAAGCTTGCTCTGAGAAAAACTTTGAGGATGAGAAAGTTTTGA
- the LOC110151626 gene encoding olfactory receptor 8B3-like: MALGNGSSVTQFILLGLTDQPDLQLPLFFLFLVMYMVTVMGNLGLLTLIGLSSNLHTPMYFFLFNLSFIDLCYSSVFTPKMLINFISKKFISYMGCMTQLYFLIFFVISEIYVLTSMAYDRYVAICNPLLYNVIMSPKVCSRLMLGSYFMAFAGAMVLTECMLRLTFCEANTINHYMCDIMPLLKLSCMSTYVNELVDSIIAGFNIIVPSITIFVSYVFILSNILQSSKEGRSKAFGTCSSHIIAVSLFFGSISFVYLKPSSAVSMDEGKISSVFYTNTVPLLNPLIYSLRNKDVKLALRKTLPRWF; encoded by the coding sequence ATGGCTCTAGGAAATGGCTCTTCCGTGACTCAGTTCATTTTGTTGGGATTGACAGACCAACCAGATCTCCAGCTCCcgctcttcttcctctttctagtAATGTATATGGTCACTGTGATGGGAAATTTGGGCTTGTTAACCCTTATTGGGCTGAGTTCAAACCTACACACGCCaatgtactttttcctctttaacttGTCCTTCATAGATCTCTGTTATTCTTCTGTGTTTACACCCAAAATGCTGATTAACTTCATATCAAAGAAGTTTATATCTTACATGGGGTGCATGACCCagctctattttctcattttttttgtgATTTCTGAAATCTATGTGCTAACAtcaatggcctatgaccgctatgtggccatctgtaaccCACTTTTGTATAATGTTATCATGTCCCCTAAAGTGTGTTCCAGACTTATGCTTGGTTCATACTTCATGGCATTTGCCGGTGCCATGGTTCTCACTGAATGCATGCTGAGACTGACCTTCTGTGAGGCAAACACCATCAACCATTATATGTGTGATATCATGCCTCTGCTCAAGCTCTCCTGCATGAGCACCTATGTCAATGAGCTGGTAGATTCCATTATAGCAGGGTTCAATATCATTGTGCCCAGTATCACCATCTTTGTCTCTTATGTTTTCATCCTCTCCAACATCCTTCAAAGCTCCAAAGAGGGCAGATCCAAAGCCTTTGGCACCTGCAGTTCCCACATCATtgctgtttctctcttctttggaTCAATTTCATTTGTGTATCTCAAACCATCTTCTGCTGTGTCTATGGATGAAGGAaaaatctcttctgttttttaCACCAATACGGTTCCTTTGCTGAACCCCTTAATCTACAGTTTGAGGAACAAAGATGTTAAACTTGCTCTGAGAAAAACCCTGCCTAGATGGTTTTGA